A window of Streptomyces sp. DG1A-41 contains these coding sequences:
- a CDS encoding 2-hydroxy-3-oxopropionate reductase — protein MSNSLPKIAWIGLGIMGSPMSENLIKAGYDVTGFTLEREKLDRLAAAGGTAAGSIAEAVRDADIVITMVPASPQVEAIAYGPDGILENARSGALLIDMSSITPQTSVDLAKAAGDKGIRVLDAPVSGGEAGAIEAVLSIMAGGEQADFDQAKPIFEVLGKTIVLCGPHGSGQTVKAANQLIVAVNIQACAEAVVFLEKSGVDLKAALDVLNGGLAGSTVLTRKKDNFLGRDFKPGFRIDLHHKDMGIVTDAARNVGAALPVGAVVAQLVASLRAQGDGGLDHSALLRAVERLSGAQV, from the coding sequence ATGAGCAACAGCCTTCCCAAGATCGCGTGGATCGGCCTCGGCATCATGGGCTCCCCCATGTCCGAGAACCTCATCAAGGCGGGCTACGACGTCACCGGATTCACCCTGGAGCGGGAGAAGCTGGACCGCCTGGCCGCCGCAGGCGGCACCGCGGCCGGTTCGATCGCCGAGGCCGTCCGCGACGCCGACATCGTCATCACGATGGTGCCGGCCTCCCCGCAGGTCGAGGCCATCGCCTACGGCCCCGACGGCATCCTGGAGAACGCCAGGTCCGGCGCCCTGCTGATCGACATGTCCTCGATCACCCCGCAGACCTCGGTCGACCTGGCGAAGGCGGCCGGGGACAAGGGCATCCGCGTCCTGGACGCCCCTGTGTCCGGTGGCGAGGCCGGGGCCATCGAGGCCGTGCTGTCCATCATGGCCGGCGGTGAGCAGGCCGACTTCGACCAGGCCAAGCCGATTTTCGAGGTGCTCGGCAAGACCATCGTGCTGTGCGGCCCGCACGGCTCAGGCCAGACCGTGAAGGCCGCCAACCAGCTGATCGTCGCCGTGAACATCCAGGCGTGCGCCGAGGCCGTGGTCTTCCTGGAGAAGTCCGGCGTGGACCTGAAGGCGGCGCTGGACGTCCTCAACGGCGGCCTCGCGGGGTCGACCGTGCTGACCCGCAAGAAGGACAACTTCCTCGGCCGGGACTTCAAGCCGGGCTTCCGCATCGACCTGCACCACAAGGACATGGGCATCGTCACGGACGCCGCCCGCAACGTGGGCGCGGCCCTGCCCGTCGGCGCCGTGGTCGCCCAGCTGGTCGCGAGCCTGCGCGCGCAGGGGGACGGCGGCCTGGACCACTCGGCGCTGCTGCGGGCCGTGGAGCGGCTTTCCGGCGCCCAGGTCTGA
- a CDS encoding TIM barrel protein — translation MGFADQRFNVNLSILFTELPPLERPAAAAAAGFTAVELWWPWVDSPTPEQSELDALKKAVEDAGVQLTGLNFYAGRLPGPDRGALSVPGEESERFRANIDVAADFAASLGCKALNALYGNRVEGVDPAEQDALALENLALAARAADRIGAILLIEALNQPESPSYPLVSAPAAVGVVDKVNDTTGLGNARFLMDLYHLSMNGEDLPQVIERYAAKTGHVQIADNPGRGAPGTGSLPLEDLLDQLNKAGYDGWVGLEYKPGDRPSAEAFDWLPR, via the coding sequence ATGGGATTCGCAGACCAGCGCTTCAACGTCAACCTGTCGATCCTCTTCACGGAACTCCCGCCCCTGGAGCGTCCCGCGGCCGCCGCCGCGGCCGGCTTCACGGCGGTCGAGCTGTGGTGGCCCTGGGTCGACTCGCCCACCCCCGAACAGTCGGAGCTGGACGCGCTGAAGAAGGCCGTCGAGGACGCCGGCGTCCAGCTCACCGGCCTCAACTTCTACGCCGGCCGGCTGCCCGGCCCCGACCGTGGCGCCCTGTCGGTCCCGGGCGAGGAGTCGGAGAGGTTCCGCGCCAACATCGACGTGGCGGCCGACTTCGCCGCGTCCCTGGGCTGCAAGGCGCTCAACGCCCTGTACGGCAACCGCGTCGAGGGCGTGGACCCGGCCGAGCAGGACGCGCTCGCGCTGGAGAACCTGGCGCTCGCGGCCCGGGCCGCCGACCGGATCGGCGCGATCCTGCTGATCGAGGCACTCAACCAGCCCGAGTCGCCGTCATACCCGCTGGTGTCGGCACCGGCCGCCGTCGGCGTCGTCGACAAGGTCAACGACACGACGGGACTGGGCAACGCCCGCTTCCTCATGGACCTCTACCACCTGTCCATGAACGGCGAGGACCTGCCGCAGGTGATCGAGCGGTACGCCGCGAAGACCGGCCACGTCCAGATCGCCGACAACCCCGGCCGCGGCGCCCCGGGCACGGGCTCCCTGCCCCTCGAAGACCTCCTGGACCAGCTGAACAAGGCGGGTTACGACGGCTGGGTCGGCCTCGAGTACAAGCCGGGCGACCGCCCGAGCGCCGAGGCCTTCGACTGGCTGCCCCGCTGA
- a CDS encoding LysE family transporter, with protein sequence MSVIPAWSAGLGLGFLVALPLGPIGLLCVRSVLRNGFLCGFAIGLGAAAVDVLYAGLGLAGVGKLLDIPVLRTALGLAGAVVMAYLGFRSVRSAFRARITVVGTEGETVLPWAAFRTALTATAANPATIGYWAAAFAAATAANVTGTLADSLAMLVGVGSGTLLWFTTLSAGAVLFRRYITSRMLRGVDLLAGVGVIFFGGVLAYQAIG encoded by the coding sequence GTGAGCGTGATCCCGGCCTGGAGTGCGGGTCTCGGACTCGGTTTCCTCGTCGCCCTGCCGCTCGGCCCCATCGGACTGCTGTGCGTGCGCAGTGTTCTGCGCAACGGCTTCCTGTGCGGATTCGCCATCGGTCTCGGCGCGGCGGCCGTCGACGTGCTGTACGCCGGCCTGGGCCTGGCGGGGGTCGGCAAGCTGCTGGACATCCCGGTGCTGCGGACCGCTCTCGGGCTCGCCGGTGCCGTGGTCATGGCGTATCTGGGCTTCCGCTCGGTGCGTTCGGCGTTCCGGGCCAGGATCACGGTCGTCGGTACCGAGGGCGAGACGGTGCTGCCGTGGGCGGCCTTTCGTACGGCTCTCACGGCGACGGCGGCCAACCCGGCGACGATCGGCTACTGGGCGGCGGCCTTCGCCGCCGCCACGGCGGCGAACGTCACCGGCACCCTCGCGGACTCGCTGGCCATGCTCGTAGGCGTCGGCTCCGGCACGCTGCTGTGGTTCACCACCCTCAGCGCCGGGGCCGTGCTGTTCCGGCGCTACATCACCTCCCGGATGCTCCGGGGCGTGGACCTCCTGGCAGGCGTGGGCGTCATCTTCTTCGGCGGGGTCCTCGCGTACCAGGCCATCGGCTGA
- a CDS encoding helix-turn-helix domain-containing protein: MSGAGDEPFIAAVKPLVDAMGGEMIPPDEAGPDDVVLSWEGRDAVAVRLPQLADSLDHILAAMERRKGMPLADLDRKAKQEVVRILEARGAFSVRHGVETVASALGVSRFTVYNYLNREKGT, encoded by the coding sequence GTGAGCGGCGCCGGGGACGAGCCGTTCATCGCGGCCGTGAAGCCCCTGGTCGACGCCATGGGCGGCGAGATGATCCCGCCCGACGAGGCCGGCCCCGACGACGTCGTCCTGTCCTGGGAGGGCCGCGACGCCGTCGCCGTACGGCTGCCGCAGCTCGCCGACTCCCTCGACCACATCCTCGCCGCCATGGAGCGCCGCAAGGGCATGCCGCTGGCCGACCTGGACCGCAAGGCCAAGCAGGAGGTCGTACGGATACTCGAGGCGCGCGGCGCCTTCTCCGTACGGCACGGGGTGGAGACCGTGGCGAGCGCCCTGGGCGTCAGCCGCTTCACCGTCTACAACTACCTCAACCGCGAGAAGGGGACCTGA